One genomic segment of Micromonospora sp. WMMC415 includes these proteins:
- a CDS encoding TIGR02680 family protein — protein sequence MTDALPQPDRQRWQPLRAGLVDIFYYDQEEFHFHGGSLLLRGNNGTGKSKVLALTLPFLLDGELTPYRVEPDGDPNKRMEWNLLLGGKHPHPERLGYTWLEFGRRDRDGDHFVTIGCGLKAVAGRGIARHWFFVTSQRIGVDLALVSPTGTALARDRLRDAIGTAGMVYDRAVDYRRAVDEALFGLGNRYEALVSLLIRLRQPQLSKRPDEKSLSRALSDALPPLDENLITQVAEAFRGLEGERETLRELAETKRAADDFLTRYREYARVATRRRATVLRQQHSRYEHLGRELADAQRGWEQADAELTGALTRLDELATRTQELGTRLQALRESPEARTADHLRRLAEVAADRELIAGQQQQRLGELQAEATRAARDAQDAVRRLRDAQASEEATRDRAAQQAGTARIGDRHTARVVAALPYGVGEATRAAEELVESRRSALRTLDRLRSTAEAARDRAERAREEVDRLDAEVAAADLRIADAETAATETGHRLVDQTREHLAGLVELPVGDPEAVLAELELWVASLAGENPAARETARAARAATETLARADAALDAEEGGAGAALAQAEAELRELEEGGHRPPPSPYTRADEVRRDRPGAPLWRVVDFEPEVTQRARAGIEAALEAAGVLDAWLDPDGALRDPVTGDAVLRPGPPAAANLGTVLHPAIDRADPGCAALSDEAVTAVLAAIGLGVDSTATTWVDPSGAFRNGVLAGRWAKPAAEHIGDGAREAYRRARIGQLRDEIARLSATLTTIAEARGELRERRDRITAEADSLPPDQRLREAHALVRGAHEARRGTAARRAEADGRLRQRHTEAASALAEAAEFAADVDLPYDVDELAVVRDGLHAYQLALAAWWPAVTAVRTATGYRDETASRHAELLERLEPAAADAARARDAATAARVEYETLDAAAGASVAELERRLAEATTQLDECERERGEAGRQEAAARDARGRADGLRERLHAELDEAIAGRDAAVNGLRAFAGTGLIALVCPGLEVPELAQPWAATPAVTLARGIERELADADDDDRRWDRLQQQVSVELKTLTDSLSRHGHQVLPTVHEETMVVEVTFQGSTRSVADLSAALVDEIDERHRLLSAHEREVLETHLVNEVAGALQELIVGAERQVGGMNTELERRPTSTGMRLRLLWRPTRDAPAGLAELRARQLRQSTDVWNDEDRRAVGAFLQEQINRERLRDDAATWTEQLTRALDYRVWHEFAIQRHQDGQWRPATGPASGGERVLAASVPLFAAASSYYGSAGNPHAPRLIALDEAFAGVDDDSRAKCLGLLATFDLDVVMTSEREWGCYPQVPGLGIAQLARHDGIDAVLVTPWRWDGRERRLMTRPEPAPRPPHQREPEPQDHQQVAAPGLWEPE from the coding sequence GTGACCGACGCACTGCCGCAGCCCGACCGGCAGCGGTGGCAGCCGCTGCGCGCCGGACTGGTCGACATCTTCTACTACGACCAGGAGGAGTTCCACTTCCACGGCGGAAGCCTGCTGCTGCGCGGCAACAACGGCACCGGCAAGTCGAAGGTGCTGGCTCTGACCCTGCCGTTTCTGCTCGACGGGGAGCTGACGCCGTACCGGGTCGAACCCGACGGCGACCCGAACAAGCGGATGGAGTGGAACCTGCTGCTCGGCGGCAAGCATCCGCACCCGGAACGGCTCGGCTACACCTGGCTGGAGTTCGGCCGCCGCGACCGCGACGGCGACCACTTCGTCACCATCGGCTGCGGCCTCAAGGCGGTCGCCGGTCGGGGCATCGCCCGGCACTGGTTCTTCGTCACCAGCCAACGGATCGGCGTCGACCTGGCACTGGTCAGCCCGACCGGCACCGCCCTTGCCCGGGACCGGCTGCGCGACGCGATCGGGACCGCCGGCATGGTCTACGACCGGGCGGTCGACTACCGGCGGGCCGTCGACGAGGCGCTGTTCGGGCTCGGCAACCGCTACGAGGCACTGGTCTCGCTGCTGATCCGGCTCCGCCAGCCGCAGCTGTCGAAACGGCCGGACGAGAAGAGCCTGTCCCGGGCGCTGAGCGACGCGCTGCCACCGCTGGACGAAAACCTGATCACTCAGGTCGCCGAGGCGTTCCGGGGGCTCGAAGGCGAACGGGAGACGCTGCGCGAGCTCGCCGAGACCAAGCGCGCCGCAGACGACTTCCTGACCCGCTACCGGGAGTACGCCCGAGTGGCGACCCGCCGCCGCGCCACCGTCCTGCGCCAGCAGCACAGCCGGTACGAACACCTCGGCCGGGAACTCGCCGACGCCCAGCGCGGCTGGGAGCAGGCCGACGCCGAGCTCACCGGGGCGCTGACTCGCCTCGACGAGTTGGCGACCCGGACACAGGAGTTGGGTACCCGCCTCCAGGCGCTGCGGGAGAGCCCGGAGGCGCGGACCGCTGACCACCTGCGCCGGCTGGCTGAAGTTGCCGCAGACCGGGAGCTGATTGCGGGCCAGCAGCAGCAGCGGCTCGGCGAGTTGCAGGCGGAGGCGACCCGCGCCGCCCGAGACGCGCAGGACGCCGTCCGGCGGCTGCGGGACGCCCAGGCGTCCGAGGAGGCGACCCGCGACCGGGCGGCCCAGCAGGCCGGGACGGCCCGGATCGGCGACCGGCACACGGCCCGGGTGGTGGCGGCCCTGCCGTACGGGGTCGGCGAGGCGACCCGGGCCGCCGAGGAGCTGGTCGAGTCGCGGAGATCGGCGCTGCGTACCCTCGACAGGTTGCGCAGCACCGCCGAGGCCGCGCGGGATCGGGCCGAGCGGGCCCGCGAGGAGGTGGACCGGCTCGACGCCGAGGTCGCCGCCGCCGACCTACGCATCGCCGACGCCGAGACGGCCGCGACGGAAACCGGGCATCGGCTGGTCGACCAGACCCGGGAGCACCTCGCCGGACTGGTCGAACTTCCGGTCGGCGACCCCGAGGCGGTGCTCGCCGAGCTCGAACTCTGGGTTGCCAGCCTGGCCGGGGAGAACCCGGCGGCCCGGGAAACGGCCCGCGCCGCCCGAGCCGCGACCGAAACCCTGGCCCGCGCCGACGCCGCTCTCGACGCCGAGGAGGGCGGGGCCGGGGCCGCGCTGGCACAGGCCGAGGCCGAACTTCGTGAGCTCGAGGAGGGCGGGCACCGCCCACCGCCGTCCCCCTATACCCGGGCCGACGAGGTACGCCGGGACCGGCCCGGCGCTCCACTGTGGCGGGTCGTCGACTTCGAGCCGGAGGTGACGCAGCGGGCGCGGGCCGGCATCGAGGCCGCGCTGGAGGCGGCCGGTGTGCTCGATGCCTGGCTCGACCCGGACGGCGCACTGCGCGACCCGGTCACCGGGGACGCCGTGCTGCGCCCCGGCCCGCCGGCAGCCGCGAATCTGGGCACCGTGCTCCACCCGGCGATCGACCGCGCCGATCCAGGCTGCGCCGCGTTGAGCGACGAGGCGGTCACGGCGGTCCTCGCCGCGATCGGCCTCGGCGTCGACTCGACGGCGACGACCTGGGTCGACCCGAGCGGCGCCTTCCGCAACGGCGTCCTCGCCGGGCGGTGGGCCAAGCCCGCGGCGGAGCACATCGGCGACGGCGCCCGGGAGGCGTACCGCCGGGCCCGGATCGGGCAACTGCGGGATGAGATCGCCCGGCTCTCGGCGACCCTGACCACGATCGCCGAAGCGCGCGGCGAGTTGCGCGAGCGGCGCGACCGGATCACCGCGGAGGCGGACAGCCTTCCCCCCGATCAGCGCCTGCGAGAGGCACACGCCCTGGTCCGCGGCGCCCACGAGGCCCGCCGCGGCACGGCCGCCCGCCGAGCGGAGGCTGACGGGCGGCTGCGCCAGCGTCACACCGAGGCAGCCTCCGCGCTGGCCGAGGCGGCCGAATTCGCCGCCGACGTGGACCTGCCGTACGACGTCGACGAGCTGGCTGTGGTTCGCGACGGGTTGCACGCGTACCAGCTGGCGCTCGCGGCCTGGTGGCCGGCGGTGACCGCCGTACGGACCGCGACCGGCTACCGGGACGAGACGGCCAGCCGCCACGCGGAGCTGTTGGAGCGGCTGGAGCCGGCGGCCGCCGACGCGGCCCGGGCCCGCGACGCGGCGACCGCCGCCCGGGTGGAGTACGAGACCCTCGACGCCGCAGCCGGCGCCTCCGTCGCCGAGCTGGAACGGCGTCTCGCCGAGGCGACCACGCAGCTCGACGAGTGCGAACGGGAGCGCGGGGAGGCAGGCCGGCAGGAAGCCGCGGCCCGCGACGCCCGGGGTAGGGCCGACGGGCTGCGCGAGCGCCTCCACGCGGAGCTGGACGAGGCGATCGCCGGCCGCGATGCCGCCGTCAACGGGTTGCGTGCGTTCGCCGGTACGGGTTTGATCGCGCTGGTCTGCCCCGGGCTGGAGGTGCCGGAGCTGGCGCAGCCGTGGGCGGCGACCCCAGCGGTGACCCTGGCCCGCGGCATCGAACGGGAGCTCGCCGACGCCGATGACGACGACCGCCGCTGGGACCGGCTGCAGCAGCAGGTCAGCGTCGAACTCAAGACGCTGACCGACAGCCTCTCCCGGCACGGGCACCAGGTGCTGCCCACGGTCCACGAGGAGACCATGGTCGTCGAGGTGACCTTCCAGGGCAGCACCCGCAGCGTCGCCGACCTCTCCGCCGCCCTGGTCGACGAGATCGACGAACGGCACCGGCTGCTCTCGGCGCACGAGCGTGAGGTGTTGGAGACTCACCTGGTCAACGAGGTGGCCGGGGCGCTCCAGGAGCTGATCGTCGGCGCCGAGCGGCAGGTCGGTGGGATGAACACCGAGTTGGAGCGCCGCCCCACCTCCACCGGGATGCGCCTGCGGCTGTTGTGGCGCCCGACTCGGGACGCCCCGGCCGGGCTGGCCGAACTGCGGGCCCGGCAGCTACGGCAGAGCACCGACGTGTGGAACGACGAGGACCGGCGCGCCGTCGGTGCGTTCCTGCAGGAGCAGATCAACCGGGAACGCCTGCGCGACGACGCGGCGACCTGGACCGAGCAGCTCACCCGGGCGCTGGACTACCGGGTCTGGCACGAGTTTGCGATCCAGCGACACCAGGACGGGCAGTGGCGGCCGGCGACCGGTCCGGCCTCCGGCGGCGAGCGGGTGCTCGCAGCGAGCGTGCCGCTGTTCGCAGCCGCCTCCTCCTACTACGGGTCGGCGGGTAACCCGCACGCGCCTCGGCTGATCGCGCTCGACGAGGCGTTCGCGGGGGTCGACGACGACTCCCGGGCCAAGTGCCTCGGCCTGCTCGCCACCTTCGACCTGGACGTGGTGATGACCAGCGAACGGGAGTGGGGCTGCTACCCGCAGGTGCCGGGCCTGGGCATCGCCCAGCTGGCCCGCCACGACGGCATCGACGCCGTTCTGGTCACGCCGTGGCGGTGGGACGGCCGGGAACGGCGGTTGATGACCCGTCCGGAGCCCGCACCGCGTCCCCCGCACCAGCGCGAACCCGAGCCGCAGGATCACCAGCAGGTTGCGGCACCGGGGCTCTGGGAACCCGAATGA
- a CDS encoding TIGR02678 family protein — protein MRARGAAEDVPEARKRRAARLLLARPLLVAGQTADDEFRLVRAYAAELREWFDRETGWRLLADAQTIRLMKLTADPLDGSHPARDPRSRTPFSRQRYVLTCLALAALDRADGQITLGRLAEEVVAAAAEPTLVATGFTFALDRRERRADMVAVVRLLLHWGVLRRVAGDEEAYLGAGGDVLYDVDRPVIAGLLATTRGPSMLGGATLKDRLAALTLEVVPDVDDARNRALRHRLTRLLLEQPVVYYDELTEPELAYLTSQRHALLTRITSFTGLVAEVRREGIAMVDPDDELTDVRMPAEGMQSHLTLLLAERIAASDHGVRVSDLHRHTRELAREHRSYWRKHATDPGAEVDLVATALDALRALKLVTVESGDDPLVLPRPAIARYALAEPTIREPAAAAPAEGPGPHSPERTRESAR, from the coding sequence GTGAGGGCACGCGGCGCCGCCGAGGATGTCCCCGAGGCCCGCAAGCGCCGGGCGGCCCGGCTGCTGCTCGCCCGCCCGCTGCTGGTCGCCGGGCAGACCGCCGACGACGAGTTCCGCCTGGTCCGGGCGTACGCGGCGGAGCTGCGCGAATGGTTCGACCGGGAGACCGGCTGGCGGCTGCTCGCCGACGCCCAGACGATACGGCTGATGAAGCTGACCGCCGACCCCCTCGACGGCAGCCACCCGGCCCGGGACCCGCGCTCGCGTACCCCCTTCTCCCGGCAGCGGTACGTCCTCACCTGCCTTGCCCTGGCCGCGCTGGACCGCGCCGACGGGCAGATCACCCTGGGCCGGCTCGCCGAGGAGGTGGTGGCAGCGGCCGCCGAACCGACCCTGGTCGCGACCGGTTTCACGTTCGCGCTGGACCGCCGGGAGCGGCGGGCCGACATGGTCGCCGTGGTCCGCCTGCTGCTGCACTGGGGCGTGCTGCGCCGGGTCGCCGGAGACGAGGAGGCCTACCTCGGCGCCGGCGGCGACGTCCTCTACGACGTGGACCGACCCGTCATCGCCGGTCTGCTCGCCACGACCCGGGGGCCGTCGATGCTCGGCGGGGCGACCCTGAAAGATCGGCTGGCAGCGCTGACGCTGGAGGTCGTACCGGACGTCGACGACGCCCGCAACCGGGCGCTGCGGCACCGACTGACCCGGCTGCTGCTGGAGCAGCCAGTGGTCTACTACGACGAACTCACCGAACCGGAACTGGCGTACCTGACCAGCCAGCGGCACGCACTGCTGACCCGGATCACCTCGTTCACCGGGCTGGTCGCCGAGGTGCGACGGGAGGGGATCGCGATGGTCGACCCCGACGACGAGCTCACCGACGTGCGGATGCCGGCCGAGGGAATGCAGAGCCACCTGACCCTGCTGCTGGCTGAGCGGATCGCCGCCAGCGACCACGGAGTACGCGTCAGCGACCTGCACCGACACACCCGGGAGTTGGCCCGCGAGCATCGGTCGTACTGGCGCAAGCACGCCACCGATCCCGGCGCGGAGGTGGACCTGGTCGCCACGGCTCTCGACGCGCTGCGCGCGCTCAAGCTGGTCACCGTCGAGTCGGGCGACGACCCGCTCGTGCTACCCCGCCCGGCGATCGCCCGGTACGCCCTGGCCGAGCCAACCATCCGAGAGCCCGCCGCTGCCGCGCCGGCCGAGGGGCCGGGGCCACATTCGCCCGAACGAACGAGGGAGTCAGCCCGGTGA
- a CDS encoding TIGR02677 family protein, which yields MPLGTGSTAAPFAHLQAQHATLYRQVLDVFVRAKQRFTVHLRPEDVVAEIGAGPSLETVRAALDQLADWGNLRADPDTGRVTTVEDFHRARYLYQLSPEGHAVEEAVAAYEAALGRRGALQSVALSDIAEQLRALLVVAEAAAAGELPDSAKTHLLMMSLVDRFTGLADNAQAFMASLRRAIDFADANVAAFLAYKEQLIAYLERFIADLANRGAEIALLARQIEAAGVDPLLLVVAQREAADAAPTEVPEDTGTDPKSEATGTAAQADPAAGARAETAAGVTDDVGTDAGGPHSHEAAVGEALDAWRQRWVGLRDWFVSADGSRPSQARLLRTAAIGAIRQLLGIVAAINERRSGRSDRTADFRRLALWFAQVPDDEAAHRLWHTAFGLSPARHLTVTAETLAATEQQPVPAATPWAQAPRLQISPRLRRTGSYERRGSPNRVLDRTEQRRLLAERMRHEAEQTARARAALATAGPVTLSELARLDSAEFRLFLQLLGDALAASRPDGSGAETTTSDGTMAVRLRRVAGGATVRIVTEDGVLAGPEHLIEIVDLVGADR from the coding sequence ATGCCTCTCGGGACCGGGTCGACCGCTGCGCCGTTCGCCCACCTTCAGGCACAGCACGCGACCCTGTACCGACAGGTTCTCGACGTCTTCGTCCGGGCCAAGCAGCGGTTCACCGTGCATCTGCGCCCTGAGGATGTCGTCGCCGAGATCGGCGCCGGCCCGTCGCTGGAGACCGTCCGTGCCGCCCTGGACCAGCTCGCCGACTGGGGCAACCTGCGCGCCGACCCGGACACTGGCCGGGTCACCACGGTCGAGGACTTCCACCGGGCCCGCTATCTCTACCAGCTCAGCCCGGAGGGGCATGCGGTCGAGGAGGCGGTCGCCGCCTACGAGGCGGCGCTCGGACGGCGCGGGGCGTTGCAGTCGGTCGCGCTGTCCGACATCGCGGAGCAGCTTCGGGCACTGCTGGTCGTCGCCGAGGCGGCCGCAGCCGGCGAACTCCCGGACTCGGCCAAGACCCACCTGCTGATGATGAGCCTCGTCGACCGGTTCACCGGCCTGGCTGACAACGCGCAGGCCTTCATGGCATCGTTGCGCCGGGCCATCGACTTCGCCGACGCCAACGTCGCGGCGTTCCTGGCGTACAAGGAACAGTTGATCGCCTACCTGGAACGGTTCATCGCGGATCTGGCCAACCGGGGCGCGGAGATCGCGCTGCTGGCCCGGCAGATCGAGGCGGCCGGCGTTGACCCGCTGCTGCTGGTGGTGGCCCAACGCGAGGCCGCCGACGCGGCCCCCACCGAGGTACCCGAGGATACCGGCACCGACCCGAAGTCGGAGGCGACCGGCACCGCGGCGCAGGCCGATCCGGCAGCCGGCGCCCGGGCGGAGACCGCCGCCGGTGTGACGGACGATGTCGGTACGGACGCGGGCGGCCCCCACAGCCATGAGGCCGCCGTCGGGGAGGCGCTCGACGCATGGCGGCAGCGCTGGGTTGGACTGCGGGACTGGTTCGTCAGCGCTGACGGCAGCCGCCCGTCGCAGGCGCGGCTGTTGCGGACGGCTGCGATTGGGGCGATCCGGCAGCTGCTCGGCATTGTGGCGGCGATCAACGAGCGGCGGTCCGGACGCTCCGACCGTACCGCCGACTTCCGCCGGCTCGCCCTCTGGTTCGCCCAAGTCCCCGACGACGAAGCGGCACACCGGCTCTGGCACACGGCGTTCGGCCTCTCCCCCGCCCGGCATCTCACCGTGACCGCCGAGACGCTCGCCGCCACCGAGCAGCAGCCGGTCCCGGCGGCCACCCCGTGGGCTCAGGCCCCGCGGCTGCAGATCAGCCCCCGGCTGCGCCGCACCGGCTCGTACGAGCGGCGCGGCTCGCCGAATCGTGTGCTCGACCGCACCGAGCAACGGCGCCTGCTCGCCGAGCGGATGCGACACGAGGCGGAACAGACCGCGCGGGCCCGCGCCGCACTGGCCACTGCGGGCCCGGTCACCCTCTCCGAGCTGGCCCGACTCGACTCCGCCGAGTTTCGGCTCTTCCTCCAGTTGCTCGGCGACGCCCTGGCGGCCAGCCGACCCGACGGCTCGGGGGCAGAGACCACCACCTCCGACGGGACGATGGCGGTACGGCTGCGTCGGGTGGCCGGCGGCGCGACAGTCCGGATCGTGACCGAGGACGGGGTGCTCGCCGGACCGGAGCACCTCATCGAGATCGTCGATCTGGTCGGGGCGGACCGGTGA
- a CDS encoding serine aminopeptidase domain-containing protein: MWRRLTVAGATVLALALPAPLGASAGSVVPDPGSAGAYAAGYVDTTVSAAGRSFSARVYYPATTPGNGQPVAAGRFPAIAFGHGFLQGISRYHSTLGHLATWGFIVVAPGSHGGLSPNHSAFADDLNAALAWTVAQDTTAGSRFAGRVDTDRLGLSGHSMGGGASLLAAARNPRVVTVANLAAAETNPSAKAAAATLTLPVQLVAGERDSIAGISGHQRPIYDSKPPAKQLRTIRGGYHCGFLDSSSLFCDSGSISRATQLQLTRRLLTQWFLRHLAGDAAYDAAVWGTPAQTDPAVAFEGVR, from the coding sequence ATGTGGAGACGGCTCACCGTCGCCGGCGCGACGGTTCTCGCCCTGGCGCTGCCCGCCCCGCTCGGAGCCAGCGCGGGCAGCGTTGTCCCCGATCCGGGCAGCGCGGGTGCGTACGCCGCCGGCTACGTCGACACCACCGTCAGCGCGGCCGGCCGATCCTTTTCCGCCCGGGTCTACTATCCCGCCACCACCCCCGGCAACGGCCAGCCCGTCGCGGCGGGCCGGTTCCCGGCCATCGCCTTCGGGCACGGCTTCCTGCAGGGGATCTCGCGCTACCACTCGACCCTCGGCCACCTCGCCACGTGGGGCTTCATCGTCGTCGCGCCCGGCTCGCACGGCGGCTTGTCCCCGAACCACAGCGCCTTCGCCGACGACCTGAACGCCGCGCTCGCCTGGACGGTCGCGCAGGACACAACCGCCGGGTCACGGTTCGCCGGGCGCGTCGACACCGACCGGCTCGGCCTGTCCGGTCACTCCATGGGCGGCGGCGCCAGCCTGCTCGCCGCGGCCCGCAACCCGCGCGTCGTGACGGTGGCCAACCTGGCCGCCGCCGAGACGAACCCGTCCGCCAAGGCAGCCGCCGCGACGCTCACCCTCCCGGTGCAGCTGGTCGCCGGGGAACGGGACAGCATCGCCGGGATCTCCGGCCACCAGCGGCCAATTTACGACAGCAAGCCACCCGCGAAGCAGCTACGCACTATCCGGGGCGGCTACCACTGCGGCTTCCTGGACAGCTCCTCCCTCTTCTGCGACAGCGGAAGCATCAGCCGAGCCACCCAGTTGCAGCTCACCCGGCGACTGCTCACCCAGTGGTTCCTCCGCCACCTGGCCGGCGACGCGGCGTACGACGCGGCGGTCTGGGGCACGCCCGCGCAGACCGATCCGGCGGTCGCATTCGAGGGCGTCCGCTGA
- a CDS encoding STAS domain-containing protein, with protein sequence MTTPAPGGCRLSLVEVRITECDLACVPQVEALCGQLLALRPARLVIDLSECRHIDAAAVGHLIDLNRRLRQHGGRLIVSDPAPRVHRVLRLLRVDQDLSIVLERSWPGASSGPRAAVELGGGPVT encoded by the coding sequence GTGACGACGCCAGCACCAGGCGGTTGCCGGCTGTCGCTCGTCGAGGTGCGGATCACCGAGTGTGACCTGGCATGCGTGCCGCAGGTGGAGGCGCTGTGCGGCCAACTCCTGGCACTGCGGCCGGCACGTCTCGTCATCGACTTGTCCGAGTGTCGACACATCGACGCTGCCGCCGTCGGACACCTGATCGACCTGAACCGGCGGCTGCGTCAGCACGGTGGGCGGCTCATCGTGTCAGATCCGGCCCCGCGCGTCCACCGCGTGCTACGGCTACTGCGCGTCGACCAGGACCTGTCAATCGTCTTGGAACGCTCGTGGCCAGGCGCCTCGTCCGGTCCTCGGGCGGCGGTGGAACTCGGCGGCGGTCCGGTCACTTGA
- a CDS encoding S1C family serine protease translates to MTRRSRWVALLGSGAMLVSTAGCTADDGDTATAAPTAGATAAPAPASVDLPRIVARLQPSVVTVRVGQGLGSGVVFRDGGLILTNEHVVGDRESVEVALADGTRVPARVVAADAVTDLAVLRAERADLPPAPFRTELPPPGEPVVALGSPLGFLNSVTAGIVSGVGREIPGSASQGNALVDLIQTDAAISPGNSGGALADYSGRVIGINDAYLPPQTGAVSIGFAIPAATALDIADDLLDDGRVTQPYLGVAVARLTPQIARSLNAGTDRGVLVRDVDGNGPSAVAGLRPGDIVTQVTGERTDTLEEFLGALRSVEPGQRVSVTYLRDGDTRQTTVTPTAATR, encoded by the coding sequence GTGACGCGCCGATCGCGCTGGGTGGCACTGCTGGGCAGCGGAGCGATGCTGGTCTCCACCGCCGGCTGCACCGCCGACGACGGTGACACGGCGACGGCGGCACCGACCGCCGGGGCGACGGCCGCGCCGGCACCGGCCAGCGTCGACCTGCCGCGGATCGTCGCACGGTTGCAGCCCTCCGTCGTCACCGTTCGGGTCGGGCAGGGCCTCGGCTCCGGGGTGGTGTTCCGGGACGGCGGGCTGATCCTCACCAACGAGCACGTCGTGGGTGATCGGGAGAGCGTGGAGGTCGCCCTCGCCGACGGCACGCGCGTACCGGCCCGGGTGGTCGCCGCCGACGCCGTCACCGACCTCGCCGTGCTCCGCGCCGAGCGCGCCGACCTGCCGCCCGCCCCGTTCCGCACCGAGCTGCCCCCGCCCGGCGAGCCGGTGGTCGCCCTCGGCAGCCCGCTGGGCTTCCTCAACAGTGTCACCGCGGGCATCGTTTCCGGCGTCGGCCGGGAGATCCCCGGTTCGGCGAGCCAGGGCAACGCCCTTGTCGACCTGATCCAGACCGATGCGGCCATCTCGCCCGGCAACTCGGGCGGCGCGCTCGCCGACTACTCCGGGCGGGTGATCGGCATCAACGACGCGTACCTCCCGCCGCAGACCGGCGCGGTGTCCATCGGGTTCGCGATCCCCGCCGCCACCGCCCTGGACATCGCCGACGACCTGCTCGACGACGGCCGGGTCACCCAGCCGTACCTCGGGGTGGCGGTGGCCCGGCTGACCCCGCAGATCGCCAGGTCGCTGAATGCCGGCACCGACCGGGGGGTCCTGGTTCGGGACGTCGACGGGAACGGTCCGTCGGCCGTGGCCGGCCTGCGCCCGGGGGACATCGTCACGCAGGTGACCGGTGAGCGCACCGACACGCTGGAGGAGTTCCTCGGCGCGCTACGGTCGGTCGAGCCCGGCCAGCGCGTGTCCGTGACCTACCTGCGCGACGGCGACACCCGGCAGACCACCGTCACACCGACCGCCGCCACCCGCTGA
- a CDS encoding PRC-barrel domain-containing protein: protein MTRQSSLSLTKLGDSDQVLVDPAEDIRGRKVRDRNGNDLGKVDDLLVDSERHKVRMLRVEHGGILGLGATPSYLPVDAVTSISDDVVCVSEPRDRVSDAPRYDPDLVDESDYYQSLYDYYGYPPYWGAGYVYPTYPFYRF from the coding sequence ATGACCCGCCAGAGTTCCCTGTCGCTGACCAAGCTCGGCGACAGCGACCAGGTCCTCGTCGACCCCGCCGAGGACATCCGGGGCCGCAAGGTCCGCGACCGGAACGGAAACGACCTGGGCAAGGTCGACGACCTGCTCGTCGACAGCGAACGGCACAAGGTACGGATGCTGCGGGTGGAGCACGGCGGCATCCTCGGCCTGGGCGCCACCCCGTCGTACCTTCCGGTCGACGCCGTCACCAGCATCTCCGACGACGTGGTGTGCGTGAGCGAACCCCGGGACCGGGTGTCCGACGCACCCCGGTACGACCCCGACCTCGTCGACGAATCCGACTACTACCAATCCCTCTACGACTACTACGGATACCCGCCGTACTGGGGAGCCGGCTACGTCTACCCGACCTACCCCTTCTACCGCTTCTAG
- a CDS encoding putative glycolipid-binding domain-containing protein: MFSLTANRETAAEEAAALLDPALDRALLWQRLDVVGTDFAVVDQQLTAADGVALIGGVLPYCLHYRLRREPDGRCTTLSVTTEGAGWRRRVRLRRDAEQWRVDTYESGDLDAALRRAGRPVAPIAGIDDTNRLDAVGEIAIARAPLFATLPGRHRNGSEPTRTRVGLVVPPSLAVVVVDSQRHPLPDGGMRVESDTGNATISFDKAGFVTHWPGVARRAPAHLA, from the coding sequence ATGTTCAGCCTCACCGCCAACCGGGAAACCGCCGCGGAGGAAGCCGCTGCCCTGCTCGATCCGGCCCTGGACCGTGCGCTGCTGTGGCAACGCCTCGACGTCGTCGGCACCGACTTCGCCGTCGTCGACCAGCAGCTCACCGCCGCCGACGGCGTCGCGCTCATCGGCGGAGTCCTGCCGTACTGCCTGCACTACCGCCTGCGCCGGGAGCCGGACGGCCGGTGCACCACGCTGTCGGTGACCACCGAGGGCGCCGGCTGGCGCCGCCGCGTACGCCTGCGACGCGACGCGGAACAGTGGCGGGTCGACACGTACGAGAGCGGCGACCTCGACGCCGCGCTGCGCCGCGCCGGACGTCCAGTGGCCCCAATCGCCGGCATCGATGACACCAACCGCCTCGACGCCGTCGGTGAGATCGCCATCGCCCGCGCACCGCTGTTCGCCACACTGCCAGGGCGACACCGGAACGGGTCGGAACCGACGCGCACCCGGGTCGGCCTGGTCGTACCGCCGTCACTGGCCGTCGTCGTCGTCGACAGCCAGCGGCATCCGCTGCCCGACGGCGGCATGCGCGTCGAGTCCGACACCGGCAACGCCACCATCTCGTTCGACAAGGCCGGATTCGTGACCCACTGGCCCGGCGTCGCCCGACGGGCACCAGCCCACCTGGCCTGA